One window from the genome of Deltaproteobacteria bacterium encodes:
- a CDS encoding galactosyldiacylglycerol synthase produces MIQLYDKDTGAPLGAITEEQLQFLADQLEEESPEDQDYYINEPTLDAFEEAGADPALLALLRKALGEREEMEIRWARS; encoded by the coding sequence ATGATCCAGCTCTACGACAAGGATACGGGCGCCCCGCTCGGTGCCATCACCGAGGAGCAGCTCCAGTTCCTGGCCGACCAGCTCGAAGAGGAGTCGCCCGAGGACCAGGACTACTACATCAACGAGCCGACGCTCGACGCCTTCGAGGAGGCCGGCGCGGACCCCGCCCTCCTCGCCCTGCTGCGCAAGGCCCTCGGCGAGCGGGAGGAGATGGAGATCCGGTGGGCGCGGTCGTGA
- a CDS encoding sulfopyruvate decarboxylase subunit alpha, whose amino-acid sequence MSGSVPADRFVDGLLCAGFDFFVGVPCSLVKTLLAELERRGLYLGETREDAALGVAAGAYLAGRMPVVIMQNSGLGVSLNALGSLHFLYRIPALLLVTWRGYQGEDAPEHLVMGEVLPRVLELFGVPFRAPLVEAMVADVDWAAARIRETRRPVALVVRPGIFE is encoded by the coding sequence ATGAGCGGCAGCGTCCCCGCCGACCGCTTCGTCGACGGCCTCCTCTGTGCCGGCTTCGACTTCTTCGTGGGCGTCCCCTGCTCGCTCGTGAAGACGCTGCTCGCCGAGCTCGAGCGCCGGGGGCTTTACCTCGGCGAGACGCGCGAGGACGCGGCGCTCGGGGTCGCGGCCGGCGCCTATCTCGCCGGGCGGATGCCGGTCGTCATCATGCAGAACTCGGGGCTGGGCGTGTCGCTCAACGCACTCGGCTCGCTCCACTTTCTCTACCGCATCCCCGCGCTCCTGCTCGTCACCTGGAGGGGCTACCAGGGCGAGGACGCGCCCGAGCACCTCGTGATGGGCGAGGTGCTACCGCGCGTGCTCGAGCTTTTCGGTGTCCCGTTCCGCGCTCCGCTGGTGGAGGCGATGGTGGCAGACGTCGACTGGGCCGCGGCGCGCATCCGCGAGACGCGACGGCCCGTCGCGCTCGTCGTCCGGCCGGGCATCTTCGAATGA
- a CDS encoding sulfopyruvate decarboxylase subunit beta, whose amino-acid sequence MTLADALAVLTPAVPDGTVCIHANGYIGRAGCAARDREECFYMIGSMGLASSIGLGVALAQPRRRVLVLDGDGNVLMNLGTLATIAAARPANLLHVCFDNGAHASTGAQPTVSDRVPLDELARAAGYRFVGRVETRAALAAAAPAFLAREGPAFLLVRIALGPPGPPAPRIPHAPEAMTARLRRGLGAGR is encoded by the coding sequence ATGACCCTCGCGGACGCCCTCGCCGTCCTCACTCCCGCCGTCCCCGACGGCACCGTCTGCATCCATGCCAACGGCTACATCGGCCGCGCCGGCTGCGCGGCGCGCGACCGCGAGGAGTGCTTCTACATGATCGGCTCGATGGGCCTCGCCTCCTCGATCGGGCTCGGCGTCGCCCTCGCCCAGCCGCGCCGGCGGGTGCTCGTCCTCGACGGCGACGGCAACGTGCTCATGAACCTCGGCACGCTCGCCACCATCGCCGCCGCGCGGCCCGCGAACCTGCTCCACGTCTGCTTCGACAACGGCGCGCACGCCTCGACCGGGGCCCAGCCGACCGTCTCCGACCGCGTGCCGCTCGATGAGCTGGCGCGAGCGGCGGGCTACCGCTTCGTCGGCCGGGTGGAGACGCGCGCGGCGCTCGCCGCCGCGGCGCCCGCCTTCCTCGCGCGCGAGGGGCCGGCCTTCCTCCTCGTGCGCATCGCGCTCGGGCCGCCGGGGCCGCCTGCGCCACGCATCCCGCACGCGCCGGAGGCCATGACCGCTCGCTTGAGGCGAGGGCTCGGCGCCGGGCGATGA